In Juglans microcarpa x Juglans regia isolate MS1-56 chromosome 4S, Jm3101_v1.0, whole genome shotgun sequence, a single window of DNA contains:
- the LOC121263382 gene encoding peptidyl-prolyl cis-trans isomerase CYP21-4-like, whose product MARIKPQALLQQSKKKKGPTRISVTTIILCNLIVVLIVFFLFSTYRHWNQRSSFQTDDHLSVSEDENALVDPKKSDVPGYAVFNTSKGYITVELYKESSPEVVDEFIELCQKGHFKGMLFNRVIKHYVIQAGNAQGVGATEDWTSKGKHYDHLDTSLKHEAFMLGTSKGKRDDKEFELFITTAPIPDLNEKLIVFGRVIKGEEVVQEIEEVDTDENYQPKSSIGIINANLKQKI is encoded by the exons ATGGCAAGGATCAAACCTCAAGCTCTGCTACAACAAAGCAAAAAGAAGAAGGGGCCGACTCGAATAAGTGTCACTACTATCATATTGTGCAATTTGATTGTTGTGTTGATTGTGTTTTTCCTGTTTTCAACATACAGACACTGGAATCAAAG GTCAAGTTTTCAAACAGATGATCACTTATCAGTTTCTGAG GATGAAAACGCACTGGTGGATCCAAAAAAATCTGATGTCCCTGGATATGCT GTTTTTAATACCTCAAAAGGGTACATAACAGTGGAACTTTACAAGGAAAGTTCTCCTGAAGTTGTTGACGAATTCATTGAGTTATG TCAGAAGGGGCACTTCAAGGGAATGCTTTTTAACCGTGTTATAAAACACTATGTCATTCAAGCTGGGAATGCTCAAGGGGTTGGAGCTACTGAAGATTGGACTTCGAAAGGAAAGCATTATGATCATCTTGACACAAG TCTGAAACATGAGGCATTCATGCTTGGAACTTCAAAGGGTAAACGTGATGACAAAGAATTTGAGCTTTTCATTACAACTGCCCCCATCCCAGATTTAAACGAGAAACTTATTGTATTTGGGCGGGTCATCAAGGGAGAGGAAGTTGTTCAG GAAATCGAGGAGGTGGATACAGATGAAAACTATCAACCTAAATCCTCTATTGGCATCATCAATGCGAATCTCAAACAGAAAATCTGA